Proteins encoded together in one Laspinema palackyanum D2c window:
- the glgP gene encoding alpha-glucan family phosphorylase, with amino-acid sequence MQPIRTFNVSPSLPPRLEPLRTLAYNLHWDWNVETKDLFRRLDRDLWESSRHNPVLMLGTISQERLEEMAEDEGFIAQIDRAARQLDDYLKERTWYRKHREKEKHQECFVYFSAEFGLTECLPIYSGGLGLLAGDHLKSASDRGLPLVGVGLLYQEGYFSQYLNADGWQQERYPINDFYNMPLHLERDADGNELRIEVDYPGRKVYARVWRVQVGTVPLYMLDTNIEPNNPYDHDITDKLYGGDLDMRIHQEMMLGIGGVRMLKALGYEPTAYHMNEGHSAFLALERISILIREQGLTFKEAKEVVAASNVFTTHTPVAAGFDLFPHDKVMHYLGHYADEFGLGREQFLALGRDNTGDLESPFSMATLAIEMASFINGVAKLHGEVSKVLFNNLWPKLPPSEVPITSITNGVHARSCVAKYTQELYDRYLGPKWSTTPAHYPLWERVDAIPDDELWRNQDLCRAELVVFVRERLQKYLRARGASFTEIDAAREVLDPGVLTIGFARRFATYKRATLFLRDLDRIKRILLGLNNDLIPGGKTALRKPMVQFVIAGKAHPHDIPGKEMIRHITHFIREQGCEKNVVFIPDYDINVARMMVSGCDVWLNTPRRPREASGTSGMKASMNGLLNLSILDGWWDEADYVRTGWPIGHGEFYDDPNYQDEVEANALYDLLEKEVIPLFYNRDEEGVPRKWVSKMKDAIRLNCPLFNTARMVSEYATRAYFPASDRYYAMSANSCQPAKELAEWKTHLLESWYDIKILDIDISESDDVKVNQSINVKALVNLAGLTESDVEVQLYKGPMDADGNIINGVSVVMDYQGTDANQQSIYTANIAYSSSGLQGLSLRVLPKHPYLSSPFQPGLQVLWANA; translated from the coding sequence ATGCAACCAATTCGCACGTTTAACGTTTCTCCCTCTCTGCCTCCTAGACTCGAACCCTTACGCACCTTGGCCTACAATCTCCACTGGGATTGGAATGTAGAGACCAAAGACCTGTTCCGGCGCTTAGACCGGGACCTGTGGGAATCCAGCCGTCACAATCCCGTTTTGATGCTGGGAACCATTTCCCAGGAACGCCTGGAAGAAATGGCAGAAGATGAAGGCTTTATCGCCCAGATTGACCGCGCAGCGCGACAACTGGACGACTACCTGAAAGAGCGCACCTGGTATCGCAAACACCGGGAGAAAGAGAAACATCAAGAATGTTTCGTGTATTTCTCTGCGGAATTTGGCCTCACGGAATGTCTGCCGATTTACTCCGGGGGCTTAGGGTTACTCGCCGGGGATCACCTGAAATCGGCCAGCGATCGTGGTTTACCCCTGGTTGGCGTCGGACTTCTCTACCAAGAAGGATATTTTAGTCAATATCTGAACGCCGATGGATGGCAGCAGGAGCGTTACCCGATCAACGACTTCTACAATATGCCCCTGCACCTGGAACGCGACGCAGATGGCAATGAATTACGCATTGAGGTAGACTATCCGGGGCGAAAAGTATATGCGCGGGTCTGGCGTGTCCAAGTAGGGACGGTTCCCTTGTATATGCTCGATACCAACATCGAACCGAACAATCCCTACGACCACGATATCACCGACAAACTCTATGGCGGCGATCTCGATATGCGGATTCATCAAGAGATGATGTTGGGAATTGGCGGGGTGCGGATGCTCAAGGCCCTCGGCTACGAACCTACCGCCTATCACATGAATGAAGGACATTCGGCCTTTTTAGCCCTAGAACGGATTTCTATCTTAATCCGAGAACAGGGTCTCACATTCAAGGAAGCCAAAGAAGTAGTTGCTGCCAGCAATGTCTTCACGACTCATACCCCTGTTGCTGCTGGGTTTGACCTGTTTCCCCATGATAAGGTCATGCATTATTTGGGTCATTATGCTGATGAATTTGGCCTCGGAAGAGAACAATTTCTAGCTTTAGGACGGGACAATACCGGGGATTTGGAGTCGCCTTTTAGTATGGCAACCCTGGCGATCGAGATGGCGAGTTTTATTAATGGCGTTGCCAAATTACATGGCGAAGTCTCCAAAGTGCTATTTAATAACCTCTGGCCGAAACTTCCCCCTTCGGAAGTGCCGATTACCTCGATTACCAATGGTGTACACGCCCGCAGTTGCGTGGCAAAATATACCCAAGAACTCTACGATCGCTATCTCGGACCCAAATGGTCCACCACCCCCGCCCACTATCCCTTATGGGAACGGGTCGATGCCATCCCCGATGATGAACTCTGGCGCAACCAGGACCTCTGCCGTGCGGAACTGGTCGTGTTCGTCCGGGAACGACTCCAAAAATACTTACGCGCTCGTGGTGCTTCCTTCACGGAAATTGATGCAGCGCGGGAAGTGCTAGACCCCGGAGTTCTCACTATTGGGTTTGCACGGCGCTTTGCTACCTACAAACGGGCTACATTGTTCCTGCGCGACCTCGATCGCATCAAACGGATCTTACTGGGGTTAAATAACGACCTGATTCCCGGTGGTAAAACTGCCCTCCGTAAGCCAATGGTTCAGTTTGTCATCGCGGGAAAAGCTCACCCCCACGACATCCCCGGCAAAGAAATGATCCGTCATATCACCCATTTCATTCGTGAACAAGGATGCGAAAAAAATGTGGTGTTTATCCCCGATTACGATATTAACGTAGCGCGGATGATGGTGTCGGGTTGTGATGTGTGGTTAAATACCCCCCGTCGTCCTCGGGAAGCATCGGGAACCAGTGGGATGAAAGCGTCCATGAATGGATTATTGAACCTCAGTATCCTCGATGGATGGTGGGATGAAGCGGACTACGTTCGCACCGGGTGGCCGATCGGACATGGGGAATTCTATGATGACCCGAACTATCAAGATGAAGTAGAAGCGAATGCTTTGTATGACTTGCTGGAAAAAGAAGTGATTCCCTTGTTCTACAATCGGGATGAAGAGGGCGTTCCCCGCAAGTGGGTCTCGAAAATGAAAGATGCCATTCGCTTGAATTGTCCGCTGTTTAATACGGCGCGGATGGTGAGTGAATATGCAACTCGGGCCTATTTCCCGGCCAGCGATCGCTACTATGCCATGAGCGCTAATAGCTGTCAACCGGCGAAAGAACTGGCCGAGTGGAAAACTCACCTGCTTGAAAGCTGGTATGACATCAAGATTCTGGACATTGATATTTCTGAATCTGATGATGTCAAAGTCAACCAAAGCATTAACGTCAAAGCGCTGGTAAACCTAGCAGGATTGACCGAATCTGATGTAGAAGTTCAACTCTACAAAGGACCAATGGATGCTGATGGAAATATCATCAATGGTGTCTCTGTGGTTATGGATTATCAAGGTACTGATGCCAATCAGCAAAGTATCTATACGGCCAATATTGCCTACAGTTCCTCGGGATTACAAGGATTGTCTCTGCGGGTGTTACCGAAACATCCCTATTTAAGCAGTCCTTTCCAACCGGGTCTGCAAGTGCTTTGGGCTAATGCTTAG
- a CDS encoding SH3 domain-containing protein, translated as MSESDRMAKKATKRGRYSLKKLRWSILMAIGVGLALGALLAALIRAHSRTGEPRMINLGAAGPVVPPNSEGRLILEDEAEPGSDFYEFRAQLREAVKNRNAEFVQSVIPETGLALGFSVPQTRETLNLDDPQGRFWLILEKAIAIGCAPAENPPAYNIDAGSEIWVCPNVAQAFAKQVPPPPSEEGVSWQLERVVVVGESVNARSQPSLDSEAIATLSNEVVQLDRDRQLPETFDPIDSWTAIRLGDDREGYVYNRYVYSPLESRALFGKINGEWQLLGIPGGD; from the coding sequence ATGAGCGAATCAGACCGCATGGCTAAAAAGGCTACAAAGAGAGGGCGTTACTCCCTAAAAAAACTCCGCTGGTCGATCTTAATGGCGATCGGTGTCGGATTAGCTTTGGGTGCGCTTTTAGCAGCCCTAATCCGCGCTCATTCTCGAACGGGGGAACCCAGAATGATCAATTTGGGGGCTGCGGGACCCGTTGTTCCCCCTAATTCTGAAGGACGGCTCATTTTAGAAGATGAAGCCGAACCCGGTAGCGATTTCTATGAGTTTCGCGCCCAATTACGGGAGGCGGTAAAAAATCGCAATGCCGAATTTGTCCAGTCAGTTATCCCTGAAACGGGTCTAGCGCTCGGCTTTTCGGTTCCCCAAACTCGGGAGACTTTGAATTTAGATGACCCTCAAGGGCGATTTTGGTTGATTCTGGAAAAAGCAATCGCCATCGGCTGTGCTCCGGCAGAAAATCCTCCGGCGTATAATATTGATGCAGGTTCGGAAATTTGGGTTTGTCCAAATGTGGCTCAAGCCTTCGCCAAACAAGTTCCGCCCCCCCCTTCTGAGGAAGGAGTTTCGTGGCAACTTGAGCGCGTGGTGGTGGTGGGCGAGAGTGTCAATGCCCGATCGCAACCGAGTTTAGATAGTGAGGCGATCGCTACTTTGTCCAATGAAGTGGTGCAACTGGACCGCGATCGCCAACTCCCAGAAACCTTCGACCCCATCGATAGTTGGACGGCGATTCGACTTGGGGATGATCGCGAGGGCTATGTTTATAATCGTTATGTCTATTCCCCCCTAGAATCTCGCGCTTTATTTGGCAAAATTAACGGGGAATGGCAGTTACTCGGGATACCTGGGGGAGATTAA
- a CDS encoding GFA family protein, with amino-acid sequence MTENPEPGTTYEGGCHCGAVRFRVTVDRHEAIDCNCSICQKKGFLHLIVPPDRFTLLQGEERLQTYTFNTGSAKHLFCQHCGIHSFYRPRSHPDSFDVNVRCLDGDVAGKFAVTPFDGQNWEDNIETIR; translated from the coding sequence ATGACCGAAAATCCAGAACCTGGGACAACTTATGAAGGCGGATGTCATTGTGGCGCGGTGCGATTTCGCGTCACCGTTGATCGCCATGAAGCGATTGACTGTAACTGTTCCATCTGTCAGAAAAAAGGGTTTTTACATTTGATTGTTCCACCGGATCGCTTTACCCTGTTACAGGGAGAAGAGAGGTTACAAACATATACTTTTAATACTGGCTCTGCGAAACACTTGTTTTGTCAACACTGTGGGATTCATTCGTTTTATAGACCGCGATCGCACCCGGACAGCTTTGATGTCAATGTGCGATGTCTGGATGGGGATGTCGCGGGGAAATTTGCCGTAACTCCTTTTGACGGACAAAACTGGGAAGACAACATTGAAACGATTCGATAA
- a CDS encoding type II toxin-antitoxin system VapC family toxin, translating into MRLLLDTHTFIWFFRGDFRLSKTARSLIENMDNEVLLSTASAWEMAIKQGIGKLDFGLPFKEILVEKLHEHRVEILDITLNHIEIVDSLPLHHRDPFDRLIIAQGIVENIPIISADAMFDAYPIQRIWS; encoded by the coding sequence ATGAGACTGCTGCTGGATACACATACCTTTATTTGGTTTTTCAGGGGCGATTTTAGACTCAGTAAAACAGCAAGATCGCTCATTGAGAATATGGATAATGAAGTCCTGCTGAGTACAGCAAGTGCTTGGGAGATGGCAATCAAACAAGGTATCGGCAAGCTTGATTTTGGTTTACCGTTTAAGGAGATTCTCGTAGAAAAACTCCACGAACATCGAGTAGAAATACTGGATATTACCTTAAACCATATTGAGATTGTTGACAGTCTCCCCCTGCATCATCGAGATCCGTTTGATCGCCTCATTATTGCTCAGGGAATTGTCGAGAATATCCCAATTATTAGTGCTGATGCTATGTTTGATGCCTATCCGATTCAGCGAATCTGGTCATGA
- a CDS encoding glycosyltransferase produces the protein MNPQNKSGETLQNPTPKPKISVLVSDLSKKGAGRWGGGGVRPFLLSQVLKRLNYEVEILGFVFDDESNVKASFEGIPIITVPGKKYPQFIQSATSLMNQMTGDIIYAYKPKPSSFGLALLNQLKTRRPVLLDIDDWELSWHGGDAWQYRPPSIKQLGRDIFKENGQLRYPDHPLYLKWMEKWIRRADQVTLHNQFLQKRFGGVYLPNGKDTDLFDPTRYDPETSRAHYQLSGYRILMFPGAPRPYKGIEDVLIALDRLNQPDLRLAIVGGSPYDNYDNQLMEQWGRWIVKLPTLPIQQMPEVVAAAHIVVVPQRDEAAAAAQFPLKLTDGMAMAKPVLATRVGDIPTILADTGYLVDPNAPEQIAQTIEEIFNNWETAQERGQKARERCVQYYSFQAMAEILSGVMAPITRSVQRL, from the coding sequence ATGAATCCTCAAAACAAATCCGGAGAAACCTTGCAGAACCCCACCCCCAAACCTAAAATTTCTGTTCTGGTTAGTGACCTTTCTAAAAAAGGGGCTGGACGGTGGGGCGGCGGTGGGGTTCGCCCCTTTTTACTCAGTCAAGTGCTCAAGCGCCTCAACTATGAGGTAGAAATTCTCGGATTTGTATTTGACGACGAATCTAACGTCAAAGCTTCTTTTGAAGGCATCCCCATTATTACCGTTCCCGGTAAAAAATATCCCCAGTTTATTCAATCAGCTACTTCCCTGATGAATCAAATGACGGGAGATATTATTTATGCCTATAAACCGAAGCCCAGTAGTTTTGGGCTGGCTTTATTAAATCAGCTCAAAACTCGTCGGCCCGTCCTTTTAGATATTGATGATTGGGAACTGAGTTGGCATGGAGGTGACGCTTGGCAATATCGCCCGCCCAGTATTAAACAATTGGGCCGGGATATTTTTAAAGAAAATGGGCAATTGCGATATCCAGACCATCCCCTGTATTTAAAATGGATGGAAAAATGGATTAGGCGGGCCGATCAAGTGACTCTGCACAATCAGTTTTTGCAAAAGCGCTTTGGCGGGGTGTATTTACCCAATGGTAAAGATACCGATTTATTTGATCCGACTCGTTATGACCCGGAAACCAGTCGAGCTCACTATCAACTTTCGGGATATCGGATTCTGATGTTTCCCGGTGCACCGAGACCTTATAAAGGCATAGAAGATGTATTAATTGCCCTTGATCGCCTCAATCAGCCAGATTTAAGACTAGCGATCGTCGGGGGTAGTCCTTATGATAATTACGACAATCAACTTATGGAACAATGGGGGCGGTGGATTGTCAAACTGCCTACCTTACCAATTCAGCAGATGCCTGAAGTAGTTGCCGCCGCCCATATTGTCGTCGTTCCCCAACGAGATGAAGCGGCAGCCGCTGCTCAATTCCCCCTCAAATTAACCGATGGTATGGCAATGGCAAAACCCGTATTAGCAACCCGGGTAGGAGATATTCCCACGATCTTAGCTGACACAGGGTATCTGGTTGATCCGAATGCTCCGGAACAAATTGCTCAAACCATTGAGGAGATTTTTAACAATTGGGAAACCGCACAGGAACGCGGCCAAAAAGCGAGGGAAAGATGCGTTCAATATTATAGTTTTCAAGCGATGGCAGAGATTCTTTCCGGAGTGATGGCACCGATCACTAGGTCAGTTCAGCGTTTGTAA
- a CDS encoding DUF6141 family protein, translating into MEKLTTASMSDEVSIDEEIYATLLFREVQQFRQGWIWFVLVCSSLAALGAAMMPFLLEESWEETTILNIILIGFGIVFGIFFPILFYSAKLVTEVRTDGLYLSFYPFLFKRIQIPFDSVVKSEVITYHPLRDYGGWGVRYGPQGKAFNVSGDRGVLLELKNGEKILIGSHQPEQLASLLKLAR; encoded by the coding sequence GTGGAAAAACTAACAACGGCATCCATGTCAGACGAAGTAAGCATTGACGAGGAAATTTATGCAACGCTCCTGTTTCGAGAGGTGCAGCAATTTCGGCAGGGTTGGATTTGGTTCGTCCTAGTATGCAGCTCTTTGGCGGCCCTCGGTGCGGCAATGATGCCATTTCTTTTAGAAGAATCTTGGGAAGAAACTACCATTTTAAATATTATTTTAATTGGCTTTGGGATTGTGTTTGGGATATTTTTCCCTATTTTGTTTTATAGTGCAAAATTAGTAACAGAAGTGAGGACTGATGGACTGTATCTAAGTTTTTACCCGTTTTTATTTAAACGAATTCAAATTCCCTTTGACTCAGTGGTGAAATCGGAAGTGATTACTTATCATCCGTTGCGGGATTATGGAGGATGGGGGGTGCGGTATGGTCCCCAGGGAAAAGCCTTTAATGTCAGTGGCGATCGCGGCGTTTTATTAGAACTCAAAAATGGTGAAAAAATCTTAATCGGGTCTCATCAACCGGAACAACTTGCCAGTTTATTAAAATTAGCCCGGTAA
- a CDS encoding type II toxin-antitoxin system Phd/YefM family antitoxin yields MSQIDIAEAKTKLQELLEIALNGEEVVITKDSHPVVKLVPVPDKPRRGFGCMKDLIWVADDFDEPLTEEFKEYME; encoded by the coding sequence ATGTCCCAAATCGATATTGCTGAAGCGAAAACGAAACTGCAAGAGTTATTGGAAATCGCCCTAAATGGCGAAGAAGTTGTGATCACCAAAGACAGTCACCCGGTGGTGAAACTGGTCCCTGTACCCGATAAACCGCGCCGAGGGTTTGGCTGTATGAAAGATTTAATCTGGGTTGCTGATGACTTTGATGAACCGCTAACCGAAGAGTTTAAGGAATATATGGAATGA
- the gloB gene encoding hydroxyacylglutathione hydrolase encodes MQVYRLNALSDNYIFLLHDPAQNVAAVVDPAEAGPVLRQLEALGAELTTIFNTHHHRDHVGGNQALMQHFEGVTVYGGTQDRGRIPGQQVFLQEGDRVEFAQRTGTVFFLPGHTRAHIAYYFPPASPEELGDLFCGDTLFAGGCGRLFEGTPTQMVSSLSKLRELPDQTRVWCAHEYTLSNLQFALTVDGENPDLQERFAQVKAARSRDEATIPSILGVEKRTNPFLRWEDPVLQRAVNGGDPVQTFARLRGRKDQLQQPAGD; translated from the coding sequence ATGCAAGTTTATCGGCTCAATGCCCTTTCGGACAATTATATCTTTTTACTGCACGACCCCGCGCAAAATGTGGCAGCAGTGGTGGATCCGGCGGAGGCGGGTCCGGTACTGAGGCAATTGGAGGCCCTGGGTGCTGAGTTAACGACGATCTTCAATACCCACCACCATCGCGATCATGTGGGGGGTAATCAGGCATTGATGCAGCATTTTGAGGGGGTGACGGTGTACGGAGGGACCCAGGACCGAGGCAGAATTCCCGGACAGCAGGTGTTTTTGCAGGAGGGCGATCGCGTGGAATTTGCCCAACGCACTGGGACTGTGTTCTTTCTGCCTGGACATACCCGCGCCCACATTGCCTATTATTTTCCCCCGGCATCGCCAGAGGAACTGGGGGATTTGTTCTGTGGCGATACCCTGTTTGCCGGGGGTTGTGGACGCTTATTTGAAGGGACCCCTACCCAAATGGTCTCGTCCCTGAGTAAACTCCGGGAATTGCCGGATCAAACCCGAGTTTGGTGCGCCCACGAATATACCTTATCCAATCTTCAGTTTGCCTTAACGGTGGATGGAGAGAACCCCGATTTACAGGAACGGTTCGCCCAGGTGAAGGCGGCGCGATCGCGAGATGAAGCGACGATTCCCTCAATTTTGGGCGTGGAAAAGCGCACCAATCCCTTTTTGCGTTGGGAAGATCCGGTATTACAACGAGCAGTCAATGGGGGGGACCCAGTACAAACCTTTGCTCGCCTCCGGGGTCGCAAGGATCAGTTGCAACAACCGGCGGGGGATTAA
- the galE gene encoding UDP-glucose 4-epimerase GalE, giving the protein MSDNNKNILVTGGAGYIGSHAVLSLKKSGYQVTILDNLVYGHRDIVEEVLQVELIEGDTNDRALLNNIFATHDFSAVMHFSAYAYVGESVTDPAKYYRNNVTGTLTLLEAMLAASVKNFVFSSTCATYGIPEKIPLTEDHPQHPINPYGMTKLMVEKILNDFDAAYGLKSVIFRYFNAAGADPDGAIGEDHDPETHLIPLVLQTALGHREFISIYGTDYPTPDGTCIRDYIHVNDLASAHILGLEYLLKGGETEVFNLGNGSGFSVKDVIQTAEKVVGKEVAKKIGDRRPGDPPVLVGSSEKARKILGWNPEYFDLYDIISHAWQWHQHRHKSD; this is encoded by the coding sequence GTGAGCGACAACAATAAAAACATTTTAGTCACGGGCGGGGCCGGTTATATTGGATCCCATGCCGTGTTAAGCCTTAAAAAATCGGGGTATCAGGTCACTATTTTAGATAACTTAGTCTATGGGCATCGAGACATCGTAGAGGAGGTTTTACAAGTCGAATTAATAGAAGGAGATACCAATGATCGCGCCCTTTTAAATAACATATTCGCCACCCATGATTTTTCCGCCGTTATGCACTTTTCGGCATACGCTTATGTCGGCGAGTCGGTGACGGATCCTGCGAAATATTATCGGAACAATGTCACCGGGACGTTAACCTTATTAGAAGCGATGTTAGCCGCCTCGGTGAAAAACTTTGTTTTTTCCTCCACCTGTGCCACCTACGGGATTCCTGAGAAGATTCCCTTAACCGAAGACCATCCCCAGCATCCGATCAATCCTTATGGGATGACCAAACTCATGGTAGAAAAGATCCTGAATGATTTTGATGCCGCCTACGGATTAAAGTCGGTGATTTTCCGCTATTTTAATGCAGCCGGGGCCGATCCCGATGGGGCGATCGGGGAGGATCATGATCCAGAAACTCATCTGATTCCCTTGGTGTTACAAACTGCCTTGGGCCACCGAGAATTTATTTCAATTTACGGAACTGATTATCCCACCCCAGATGGTACTTGTATTAGGGACTATATCCATGTGAATGACTTAGCCTCCGCCCATATTTTGGGACTGGAATATTTATTGAAGGGGGGAGAAACCGAGGTATTTAACTTAGGCAATGGCAGTGGATTTTCGGTCAAAGATGTGATTCAAACCGCCGAAAAGGTCGTGGGGAAAGAGGTTGCTAAAAAAATAGGCGATCGCCGTCCAGGAGACCCTCCGGTTTTAGTCGGAAGCAGTGAAAAAGCCAGAAAAATATTAGGTTGGAATCCGGAATATTTCGACTTGTATGATATAATCTCCCATGCATGGCAGTGGCATCAACACCGTCACAAATCTGATTAA
- a CDS encoding glycosyltransferase family 4 protein → MNQSQNHFKTIAVWHPYFLGGGAESVSLWILQALVPYYKVTLFTLTPPDLHQLDILYDTDLAHQENLTVKRMLPEALTPRFIDTLIANSPPLKLSFQHWAVRAFKSMNTEYDLVFSTYNGLDMGRVGIQYLHWVHVVDPQPDKNKGWARLMMKFSEFSMDQLKQNQSLANSYYTADRIKSAYGIESRVIYPPVIGEVEVIPWEEKDDAFLCSGRIVAAKQTDRVIKILQGVRDRGLDVKLHITGGGGGTYQRSYEQKIMQIAEQNSDWITVYQDLPYKDYLQVIARCRYGLHSKPEPFGISIAEMVKAGMIPFVRKNGGQVEIVGPHHSELLFDQPSDAVEKIVQVLTQPDRQKALIESLKKQQSLFSTEKFMAEIQSVVAEYFQN, encoded by the coding sequence ATGAATCAATCCCAAAACCATTTTAAAACGATCGCAGTCTGGCATCCTTATTTTTTGGGGGGAGGCGCTGAATCTGTCAGCTTATGGATTTTGCAAGCGTTAGTCCCTTATTATAAAGTCACGCTATTTACCCTGACCCCACCGGATTTACACCAGTTAGACATTCTGTATGATACAGATTTAGCTCACCAAGAAAATCTAACGGTTAAGAGGATGCTTCCGGAGGCTCTCACTCCTCGCTTTATTGATACCTTAATAGCCAATAGCCCTCCCTTAAAATTATCTTTCCAGCATTGGGCGGTCCGGGCATTCAAATCTATGAATACTGAGTATGATTTAGTATTCTCAACCTATAATGGGTTGGATATGGGACGAGTGGGAATTCAGTACCTCCACTGGGTTCATGTTGTTGATCCTCAACCCGATAAAAATAAAGGGTGGGCCCGGTTAATGATGAAGTTTTCGGAATTTTCGATGGACCAGCTCAAACAGAATCAGTCCTTAGCAAACTCCTACTACACGGCTGATAGAATCAAATCAGCCTATGGCATTGAGTCTCGGGTCATCTATCCTCCAGTGATTGGGGAAGTGGAGGTCATTCCCTGGGAGGAAAAAGATGATGCGTTTCTCTGTAGCGGGAGAATTGTTGCTGCAAAGCAGACTGATCGGGTCATTAAAATTTTACAGGGGGTGCGCGATCGCGGCTTGGATGTGAAATTACATATCACCGGAGGGGGTGGGGGCACTTATCAGCGGTCTTATGAACAGAAAATTATGCAGATTGCAGAGCAAAATTCTGACTGGATTACAGTTTATCAAGACCTGCCCTATAAAGATTATCTCCAGGTGATTGCACGCTGTCGTTATGGCCTCCATTCTAAGCCTGAACCGTTTGGAATCTCTATTGCAGAAATGGTGAAAGCGGGAATGATTCCCTTTGTGCGAAAAAACGGGGGACAAGTAGAAATTGTCGGGCCTCACCATAGTGAATTACTCTTCGATCAACCCTCTGATGCTGTGGAGAAAATTGTCCAGGTTCTGACGCAACCCGATCGCCAGAAGGCTCTAATTGAATCCTTGAAAAAACAGCAATCCCTCTTCTCTACGGAAAAGTTTATGGCCGAAATTCAGTCGGTGGTTGCTGAATACTTCCAAAACTAA
- a CDS encoding DUF429 domain-containing protein, with product MKFIGIDLGWSSGASGLCCLVWENHQLQLTDLDCKLSVVDILDWVDQRVPEPEPGLIAVDAPTLIPNATGMRLPDKQTHRYFGRYHAGCYPANLKSRFASHTVGFGKSLEARGFMHAPMMIPQRCDRYQIEVFPHPAMINLFGLSRILKYKKGKLADRRLELIKLRQYIVEILPNLEPSLSLKSDAWILSDSGDIFIKKLTDKSSKLFKAIEDQLDAIICAYIGAHWWYWGCDRNLVLGVSTNPLAEAYTNGYIVIPNSPSVNQITDVGAIHKSPLQISHPIREISEISGSNPPIH from the coding sequence ATGAAATTTATTGGAATTGACCTCGGATGGAGTTCCGGCGCGAGTGGTTTGTGTTGTTTGGTTTGGGAAAATCATCAATTACAACTTACGGATTTAGACTGCAAATTGTCAGTAGTAGATATCCTCGATTGGGTGGATCAAAGAGTGCCTGAACCGGAACCGGGACTGATTGCAGTGGATGCGCCGACGCTGATTCCGAATGCCACGGGGATGAGACTGCCGGATAAGCAGACTCATCGCTATTTTGGGCGGTATCATGCCGGGTGTTATCCGGCAAATCTGAAGAGTCGATTTGCCAGTCATACTGTGGGGTTTGGCAAAAGTTTAGAGGCGAGGGGGTTTATGCACGCACCGATGATGATTCCCCAACGATGCGATCGCTATCAAATTGAGGTGTTTCCTCATCCGGCGATGATTAACTTATTTGGGTTATCTCGGATTCTCAAATACAAAAAAGGCAAATTAGCCGATCGCCGCTTAGAGTTAATCAAACTTCGGCAATATATTGTCGAAATTCTGCCTAACTTAGAACCTAGTTTAAGTTTAAAGTCAGATGCTTGGATTTTGAGTGATTCAGGCGATATTTTTATAAAAAAATTAACCGATAAAAGCTCTAAATTATTCAAAGCCATTGAAGACCAACTCGATGCGATAATTTGCGCTTACATTGGCGCTCATTGGTGGTATTGGGGGTGCGATCGCAACCTAGTATTAGGAGTCAGTACCAATCCCTTAGCCGAAGCATATACTAACGGCTATATCGTCATTCCAAATAGCCCTTCCGTGAATCAAATAACTGATGTAGGGGCAATCCATAAATCACCCCTACAAATCAGTCATCCAATCAGGGAAATTAGTGAAATCAGTGGTTCTAATCCCCCAATCCATTGA